A single region of the Brachypodium distachyon strain Bd21 chromosome 3, Brachypodium_distachyon_v3.0, whole genome shotgun sequence genome encodes:
- the LOC100833804 gene encoding uncharacterized protein LOC100833804: MAGKGAKATAAKGADKEKGKKVPASRSCRGGPQEKLAPKKDVFQLFAEKVRDNKQLESRWAIMQETRVEYFRGKDFTTFIKNHPEVTEILGLDNDVEAEDIVNILLSKNLVIRCDRVWKTVRPGKKKLSSWPAHLEIHPDQEFTENDGFYAWMFLKRRTLWQTILSFVWPLFALAVCLFPVYPYQCKIVVLYSCAGALLFIVSLLLLRAAIFGVLWVLLGKRVWFFPNINAEETTFRELIRFWPEKDEGERPKWTSRLFYATVAVLVILLLRHHAPDEAARARYQKKVSNIIDDVLEWSPKLALSGMMDKHNEDNATETSNYTSYAPPTTEGKTMDASADVDAYETQDSYESQDSDEHADDMSKI; encoded by the exons ATGGCAGGTAAGGGAGCCAAGGCGACGGCCGCGAAGGGGGCGGATAAGGAAAAGGGGAAGAAGGTCCCCGCCTCCCGTTCCTGCCGCGGCGGTCCTCAG GAGAAGCTGGCTCCAAAGAAAGACGTTTTTCAATTGTTTGCTGAGAAGGTTAGGGATAATAAGCAACTGGAATCAAGATGGGCAATCATGCAAGAAACTCGTGTTGAGTATTTTCGTGGAAAAGATTTCACTACCTTCATCAAGAATCATCCAGAAGTTACGGAAATTTTAGGGCTAGATAATGATGTTGAAGCGGAAGACATTGTTAACATTTTGCTGAGCAAGAACCTTGTAATAAGGTGTGACAGAGTTTGGAAGACGGTGAGGccaggaaagaaaaaattatCATCATGGCCTGCACACTTGGAGATACATCCT GATCAAGAATTCACTGAAAATGATGGTTTTTATGCTTGGATGTTTCTCAAAAGACGGACCTTGTGGCAAACAATTCTTTCATTTGTTTGGCCTCTCTTTGCATTGGCAGTCTGCTTATTTCCAGTTTATCCATACCAATGCAAGATTGTGGTACTGTACTCATGTGCTGGAGCTTTACTGTTCATCGTATCACTGCTTTTAT TAAGGGCTGCTATCTTCGGTGTTCTATGGGTTCTTCTTGGGAAACGCGTGTGGTTCTTCCCCAACATAAATGCAGAAGAGACCACATTTAGAGAACTCATTCGTTTTTGGCCTGAGAAGGATGAGGGAGAGCGACCAAAGTGGACGTCAAGACTTTTCTATGCTACTGTTGCTGTATTGGTGATATTGCTGCTTAGACACCATGCTCCAGATGAAGCAGCTAGAGCGAG GTACCAAAAGAAGGTTTCTAATATAATTGATGATGTTCTTGAGTGGTCTCCAAAGCTAGCTTTGTCTGGGATGATGGACAAACACAACGAGGATAATGCGACAGAAACTAGCAATTATACCAGCTATGCCCCTCCCACTACCGAAGGGAAAACTATGGATGCAAGCGCAGATGTGGATGCATATGAAACCCAAGATAGTTATGAAAGCCAAGATAGTGATGAGCATGCTGATGACATGAGTAAAATCTAG
- the LOC100844473 gene encoding monocopper oxidase-like protein SKS1 has translation MDLVRLVVVALVLVPCVVFRHSADAENRHVFLDWEVSYAVRSPLGVAKKVIAINGDFPGPLLNLTTNDVAHVNVLNTLDEPFLLTWNGLQMRRNSWNDGVAGTNCPIRPGENWTYVFQVKDEVGSFFYRPSLGLHAAAGGHGPIRVNNRPVIDVPFPRPDGDLDVLVGDWYNMDVSEMRQHLDKGSDLPSPDGILIDGLGPYEASLTFKAGRTYRLRVSNVGTRTSLSFRIQGHKLLLVEAEGTYTAQKHYASLDVHPGQSLSVLVAADQAPKPYYTVVSSLFVTPELFGVGTVLYAGGPSAAGSAATGDAPLHDLSSHNSYNRSMEQAKTIRMNLTSGAARPNPQGSFHYASINVTRTVLLQNGVADIDGRRRCTVNGVTFANTGTPLKLADYFRVPGVFTVVSGRPERRNRPALGTTVIDASYKDFVQIVFHNRLPSLQTWHLDGYSFFVAGMGWGKWSPDTRSTYNLVDAVYRSTIQVYPASWTAVLVYLDNEGMWNLRSQDLEKKYLGQEVYLRVSQGNSEVSDPRDELPMPSNALLCGKATGLRSWYRLGPGPA, from the exons ATGGACCTGGTGCGCCTTGTGGTCGTCGCCCTTGTACTCGTACCATGCGTCGTCTTCCGGCACTCGGCCGACGCAGAGAACCGGCACGTTTTCCTGGACTGGGAGGTGTCCTACGCCGTCCGCTCCCCGCTGGGCGTGGCCAAGAAGGTGATCGCCATCAACGGCGACTTCCCGGGCCCGCTGCTCAATCTCACCACCAACGACGTGGCACACGTCAACGTCCTCAACACCCTCGACGAGCCTTTCCTCCTTACATG GAACGGTTTGCAGATGCGGAGGAACTCGTGGAACGACGGCGTGGCGGGGACCAACTGCCCGATACGGCCCGGAGAGAACTGGACGTACGTGTTCCAGGTCAAGGACGAGGTGGGCAGCTTCTTCTACCGCCCGTCGCTCGGCCTCCACGCCGCGGCCGGTGGCCACGGCCCCATCCGCGTCAACAACCGTCCGGTCATCGACGTCCCGTTCCCCCGACCCGACGGCGACTTGGACGTCCTCGTGGGCGATTGGTACAACATGGACGTGAGCGAGATGAGACAACACCTGGACAAAGGCAGCGATCTGCCTTCGCCGGACGGTATCCTGATCGACGGCTTGGGCCCTTACGAGGCGTCGCTGACGTTCAAGGCCGGCCGCACGTACCGGCTGCGCGTCTCCAACGTGGGCACCAGGACGTCGCTCAGTTTCCGGATCCAGGGCCACAAGCTGCTGCTCGTGGAGGCTGAGGGGACATACACCGCGCAGAAGCACTACGCCTCCCTGGACGTCCACCCCGGCCAGTCTCTCTCGGTCCTCGTGGCGGCCGACCAGGCGCCCAAGCCCTACTACACGGTCGTCAGCTCGCTCTTCGTCACCCCGGAGCTCTTTGGCGTCGGCACCGTCCTCTACGCCGGCGGGCCATCAGCAGCTGGTTCTGCAGCAACCGGCGATGCGCCGCTCCACGACCTGTCCTCGCACAACAGCTACAACCGGTCTATGGAGCAGGCGAAGACCATCAGGATGAACTTGACgtccggcgcggcgcggcccaACCCGCAGGGCTCCTTCCACTACGCAAGCATCAACGTCACACGCACCGTGCTGCTCCAGAACGGCGTGGCCGATATCGACGGCCGGCGGAGGTGCACGGTGAACGGCGTCACCTTCGCCAACACCGGCACGCCGCTCAAGCTCGCCGACTACTTCAGGGTTCCTGGCGTCTTCACGGTCGTCTCCGGCAGGCCAGAGAGGAGAAACCGTCCCGCCCTCGGCACTACGGTCATAGACGCCTCGTACAAGGACTTTGTCCAGATCGTGTTCCACAACAGACTGCCGTCCCTGCAGACTTGGCACCTTGACGGCTACAGTTTCTTCGTTGCTGG GATGGGCTGGGGCAAATGGAGCCCGGACACGAGGTCAACGTACAATCTGGTTGATGCTGTATACCGTTCTACCATCCAGGTGTACCCTGCGTCATGGACCGCCGTATTGGTTTACTTGGATAACGAGGGAATGTGGAACCTGAGGTCGCAAGATCTGGAGAAGAAGTACCTAGGACAAGAGGTGTACCTGAGAGTGAGCCAGGGCAACTCGGAAGTTTCTGATCCTAGAGATGAGCTGCCCATGCCTTCTAATGCTCTCTTGTGTGGGAAAGCTACTGGTCTAAGAAGTTGGTACAGGTTAGGGCCAGGGCCGGCGTGA